One Tunturibacter gelidoferens genomic region harbors:
- the uca gene encoding urea carboxylase, translating to MFKKVLIANRGAIACRIERTLRRMEIMSVAVYSAADSNSLHVFEADEAIAIGPAPAAQSYLSFEKILDAAKQTGADAIHPGYGFLSENVQFARACTAQGISFIGPEPEHIEAFALKHTARETAKHCGVPLLPGTGLLFGLDDALAQAERLTYPVMLKSSGGGGGIGMRFCLSAQQLSETYNSVLRLSRANFGDSGVYLERYVAKARHIEVQIFGDGKGQVIALGERDCSAQRRHQKVLEETPAPGLTDATREKLCASAILLGKAVNYASAGTVEFIYDDDTGEFYFLEVNTRLQVEHGVTEQVTGIDLVEWMVLQASGDLAPLDSFTIRPVGASIEARVYAEDPAQNFQPSPGKLTLVNFPGTELARVETWIESGSTITPYYDPMIAKIIVTGKDRTEALAKLGAALDASSIDGTETNLRYLREIAASPEFVSGKVTTSFLSNFAVTRNSIEILDGGTQTTIQDYPGRTGYWNIGVPPSGPMDHQSFRIANRLVGNNEGAAAIEFATMGGRIRFHSDALISLTGADMGAKLNGSPINRWTAIEVKAGSVLSLGASSKEGIRSYLALQGGIDTQPYLGSRSTFLLGGFGGHAGRALRSGDVVHLVTAAKDSTVKLQTPAHLPALFIPTLTRTWEIGVLFGPHAAPDFFTEEDIETLFTTHWKVHYQSDRTGVRLVGPKPKWARPDGGEAGLHPSNIHDNAYAIGTIDFTGDMPILLGPDGPSLGGFVCPATIVQAELWKLGQLKAGDLIRFRRITLAEAEAMERAQDAFLENFSTAPPSLPSASLPEPAVIAAFVDRPQKMVFRTDGDKYLLVEYGKLELDLYLRFRVHILEQNLRAANLAGIIDITPGVRSLHIHYDSRKVARAKLIELLDKIDRTMPELSDITVPSRIVHLPLSWDDPQAKLAQQKYMQAVRPDAPWCPSNIEFIRRINGLESIDEVYRIVHAASYLVLGLGDVYLGAPVATPVDPRHRLVTTKYNPARTWTPENAVGIGGAYMCVYGMEGPGGYQLVGRTIQVWNTWKSTPAFAPGTPWSLRFFDQIRFYPVSAEELLEAREKFPHGQYELRVEETTFNLKEYQKFLDSISVEAAAFKKHQKESFNAERERWQQSGLMTVAEPETEPEEETTVVVADGCEGIASPVTASVFQIVVDKGQTVTDGKKLIVLDAMKTEIAVSSHIDGTIEEIYCAQGALVQAGQLLLSVRPTQPIAL from the coding sequence ATGTTTAAGAAGGTTTTGATTGCGAACCGCGGTGCGATCGCCTGCCGCATCGAGCGCACTTTGCGAAGAATGGAAATCATGTCGGTTGCGGTTTATTCCGCCGCAGACTCCAACTCCCTGCATGTGTTTGAAGCCGACGAGGCCATTGCGATCGGACCTGCACCAGCGGCACAGAGCTACCTGTCCTTCGAGAAAATCCTCGACGCGGCAAAGCAGACTGGAGCGGACGCGATTCATCCCGGCTATGGATTTCTCAGCGAGAATGTGCAGTTTGCGCGAGCGTGCACAGCCCAGGGAATTTCATTCATCGGGCCCGAACCGGAACATATTGAAGCATTTGCACTGAAGCACACCGCTCGGGAAACAGCGAAGCACTGCGGAGTTCCTCTCCTGCCAGGCACTGGTCTGCTCTTCGGCCTGGACGACGCATTAGCCCAGGCGGAAAGGCTCACGTATCCCGTCATGTTGAAAAGTTCGGGCGGAGGAGGCGGTATCGGAATGCGGTTCTGCCTCTCGGCCCAACAGCTAAGCGAAACATACAACTCCGTCCTACGTCTTAGCCGCGCAAACTTCGGTGATAGCGGAGTCTACCTTGAGAGGTACGTCGCTAAAGCCCGCCACATCGAGGTACAGATCTTCGGCGATGGCAAAGGCCAGGTGATCGCTCTGGGGGAACGCGACTGCTCGGCCCAGCGCCGCCACCAAAAGGTCCTGGAAGAAACACCCGCGCCGGGACTGACCGACGCCACCCGCGAAAAACTGTGCGCCTCGGCAATTCTGCTGGGCAAGGCAGTGAACTATGCGTCAGCGGGCACAGTCGAATTCATCTACGACGACGATACCGGCGAATTCTATTTCCTTGAAGTGAACACGCGGCTGCAAGTCGAACATGGAGTAACTGAGCAGGTGACTGGCATCGACCTCGTAGAGTGGATGGTGCTACAGGCATCCGGGGACCTCGCCCCTCTGGACTCGTTCACTATCAGACCGGTCGGCGCTTCCATCGAAGCCCGCGTGTACGCAGAAGATCCCGCGCAAAATTTTCAGCCCTCGCCAGGCAAGCTAACCCTCGTAAACTTCCCCGGCACTGAGCTGGCTCGAGTAGAAACGTGGATCGAATCAGGCTCGACCATCACGCCCTACTACGATCCGATGATCGCAAAGATCATCGTCACCGGCAAAGATCGCACTGAGGCACTCGCGAAGCTCGGCGCCGCGCTTGACGCAAGCTCTATCGACGGCACCGAGACGAACTTGCGGTATCTGCGCGAGATCGCGGCATCTCCAGAATTTGTATCTGGAAAAGTTACAACATCATTTTTAAGCAACTTTGCGGTTACGCGAAATTCAATTGAGATCCTCGACGGCGGGACCCAGACAACGATCCAGGACTACCCCGGACGGACAGGCTACTGGAACATCGGCGTCCCACCTTCGGGACCAATGGACCACCAATCGTTTCGCATCGCAAACCGCCTGGTCGGTAACAACGAAGGCGCTGCAGCAATCGAATTCGCGACGATGGGCGGACGTATCCGCTTCCACTCCGACGCACTGATCTCCCTCACGGGCGCCGACATGGGCGCAAAGCTGAACGGCAGCCCGATAAACCGCTGGACGGCCATTGAAGTAAAAGCAGGCAGCGTCCTCTCTCTGGGGGCATCATCGAAGGAAGGAATCCGTTCGTACCTCGCACTGCAAGGCGGTATCGACACGCAACCTTATTTGGGAAGCAGAAGCACCTTTCTGCTGGGTGGGTTCGGCGGACATGCAGGACGTGCCTTACGATCAGGCGACGTAGTGCACTTGGTTACAGCCGCCAAAGACTCCACCGTAAAACTCCAGACTCCCGCACACCTTCCGGCGTTGTTCATCCCGACGCTGACCCGAACCTGGGAGATCGGCGTACTCTTTGGCCCGCACGCGGCCCCCGACTTCTTCACCGAAGAAGACATCGAAACGCTCTTTACCACCCACTGGAAGGTCCACTACCAAAGCGATCGCACCGGTGTACGCCTCGTAGGCCCAAAACCAAAGTGGGCTCGACCCGATGGCGGCGAAGCTGGCCTTCATCCCTCGAACATCCACGACAATGCCTACGCGATCGGCACAATCGACTTCACTGGAGATATGCCAATCCTGCTTGGCCCCGATGGTCCAAGCCTCGGTGGATTCGTATGTCCTGCAACCATCGTTCAGGCTGAGCTTTGGAAGTTAGGCCAACTCAAGGCAGGCGACCTGATCCGCTTCAGGCGTATCACGCTCGCCGAGGCTGAAGCGATGGAACGCGCCCAGGATGCCTTCCTCGAGAACTTTTCCACCGCGCCCCCTTCCCTTCCCAGCGCTTCTTTACCTGAACCCGCGGTGATCGCAGCGTTTGTCGACCGCCCACAGAAGATGGTCTTTCGTACGGACGGTGACAAGTACCTTCTGGTGGAGTACGGGAAACTCGAGCTCGACCTTTATCTCAGGTTTCGCGTCCACATCCTGGAACAGAATCTACGCGCAGCTAACCTCGCTGGCATCATCGACATCACACCCGGCGTTCGCTCACTGCACATCCACTACGACAGCCGCAAAGTAGCACGCGCGAAGCTCATCGAACTGCTCGATAAAATCGACCGCACCATGCCAGAGCTAAGCGACATCACGGTGCCGTCTCGGATTGTTCATCTCCCTCTGTCTTGGGACGACCCGCAGGCAAAGCTTGCACAGCAGAAGTACATGCAGGCGGTTCGGCCTGACGCGCCCTGGTGCCCCTCGAACATAGAGTTCATCCGCCGCATCAACGGTCTCGAATCAATCGATGAGGTCTATCGCATCGTGCATGCGGCGAGCTATCTGGTCTTGGGTCTCGGCGACGTCTACCTGGGTGCCCCAGTGGCGACACCGGTCGATCCGCGCCACCGACTGGTCACGACCAAATACAATCCCGCCCGCACCTGGACGCCAGAAAACGCAGTCGGCATCGGCGGCGCCTACATGTGTGTCTATGGCATGGAAGGTCCAGGTGGCTATCAGCTAGTCGGCAGGACAATTCAGGTGTGGAATACGTGGAAATCGACACCTGCGTTTGCGCCTGGAACTCCATGGTCTCTTCGCTTCTTCGATCAGATACGCTTCTATCCGGTCAGCGCCGAGGAGCTTCTCGAAGCACGGGAGAAGTTTCCCCACGGACAATACGAACTACGCGTCGAGGAGACCACCTTCAACCTCAAGGAGTATCAAAAGTTTTTGGACTCCATCAGCGTAGAGGCTGCAGCCTTCAAGAAGCATCAGAAGGAATCCTTCAACGCTGAGCGCGAACGCTGGCAGCAGTCCGGACTGATGACCGTCGCCGAACCAGAGACTGAGCCCGAAGAAGAAACGACCGTAGTGGTAGCCGACGGCTGCGAGGGCATCGCATCGCCAGTGACCGCCAGCGTCTTTCAAATCGTGGTCGACAAAGGCCAGACGGTGACGGACGGAAAAAAGCTTATCGTACTCGATGCCATGAAGACCGAGATCGCCGTGTCCTCCCATATAGACGGCACAATCGAAGAGATATATTGCGCACAGGGAGCATTGGTTCAGGCGGGCCAGCTTCTGCTCTCGGTGCGTCCCACGCAGCCCATAGCTTTATAA
- a CDS encoding carboxypeptidase-like regulatory domain-containing protein: MRCIRHSSILFLLLAFVTFGYSQTATTSLHGVVVDPQGSVIGGVDITLAESSNGFTQTHKTNERGEYSFQQIPPGTYQVKAVFPGFSEQVTKVELLVSTPANLPIKLTVGTSEVVSVETNLADLNTTDGTLGKAFDRAQVQNLPYLANNITYLLSLQPGVLALDSGAQTGGLNTDPRTGIVNGARQDQSNLTLDGVDNNDQIFGYAFNGALRSTRDSVEEFRVTTTNANADSGRSSGAQVSLITRSGTNSIHGSAYEYYRDPGTTSNNWFNKQAQLNSGEPNVAAKVLEHTYGASLGLPIKKDKLFFFGAYEGFKQASDVTVGQTVPSTLNGGGLVTGNVTYQACPTSATCQNGTTYKTLTSAEIAQLDGRSSDPTCATTTCFAPSTNAAAIAYFKTFPLSNSNGAGDGYNTGGYNFVSPAPIHQITNIARLDYNLTSRQSLFVRGNLQSDNQVTALQFPGLPPASSAFSNNKGIAAGHIWTINDRMTNNFRYGLTRLGSASRGTGSEPYVAFGAFSTITATTTSTIYALTTNNFVDDFSYTKGRHTIQAGANIYYVSNGQYFDAPLLSYANVSPNLLATAAIANQGGSLDPAAFNCPDCGTVSASFSNFYNNAVISNVGAIETAQTGTEFLVQNNQLVPQGAGIVPTHTFRNLEQEYYVQDQWKATSRLTLTFGLRYVYLGVPYEKNGQQIAPTIPLDTFLADRASAAAAGNAYTDRVAFRAAGSKNGQPDFWTAQKRNFAPRIAFAYTTPDNKTSVRGGFSLAYDHFGSALIDSYQSNPQSLLSLSQVNLATYTNINSNPRFTGYHDVPTIAGATTPLQLPFTPADSAFTFDYSINDKQKTPYAEAFNLTIQHEFAHNLAFTASYVGRLGRHLIQNIDVAMPTNLYDPGSGQNYFQAATAYDKMVDAGIDAGTVPDSGYFHNVFPNFSFNGYVGAQAYYAYFAANRGNETNALFAADTDPTASPSNQSFRFFYPQTSSIYAQSSTGVSNYNALQLSVRQALRYGLEYDVNYSYSKSMDEGSDPERNGTTGSPIINSFSPHQWYGPSDFDVRHNITANYTAPFPFGRGTPFLNGGGILDRIVGGFQLNGVVHYSTGFPFSAVASGNWGTNFAFNSNMVQTGRIPTGGHHYDAVNLEETALKGITSADAHANLRFAYVGESGQRNNFRSDGYLSIDDGLSKSFHTWREQQLRLSVEVFNVINTNRFATVQTDGTSSNFGVYQNSISTGNATPPSSLLLQPRQMQFSGKYTF; encoded by the coding sequence ATGCGTTGTATTCGCCATTCGTCGATTCTGTTTCTTCTCCTGGCCTTTGTAACATTCGGTTATTCGCAGACCGCAACCACCTCGCTCCACGGCGTAGTAGTCGATCCGCAAGGAAGCGTAATCGGCGGAGTCGACATCACTCTCGCGGAGAGTTCAAACGGATTCACGCAGACCCACAAGACCAACGAAAGAGGCGAATATAGCTTTCAACAGATCCCGCCCGGAACGTATCAAGTGAAGGCGGTCTTCCCGGGCTTCTCGGAGCAGGTAACAAAGGTGGAGCTCCTGGTCTCCACCCCTGCGAATCTGCCCATCAAGCTCACCGTCGGAACCAGCGAAGTGGTGAGTGTGGAGACAAATCTCGCAGACCTGAACACCACCGACGGAACACTCGGCAAAGCCTTCGATCGCGCTCAGGTCCAGAATCTTCCCTATCTCGCCAACAACATCACCTACCTGCTCTCCCTGCAGCCCGGCGTCCTCGCACTCGATAGCGGCGCTCAGACCGGCGGTCTCAACACCGATCCCCGCACCGGCATCGTCAACGGCGCGCGTCAGGATCAATCCAACCTCACGCTCGACGGCGTCGATAACAACGACCAGATCTTCGGCTATGCCTTCAACGGCGCACTCCGCTCCACACGCGACTCAGTCGAAGAGTTCCGCGTCACCACCACCAATGCCAACGCCGACTCCGGCAGGTCTTCCGGCGCGCAGGTCTCGCTCATCACCCGAAGCGGCACCAACTCGATCCACGGCAGCGCCTACGAGTACTATCGCGATCCTGGCACCACCTCCAACAACTGGTTCAACAAACAAGCTCAGTTGAACTCCGGAGAACCCAACGTCGCAGCCAAGGTTCTCGAGCACACCTACGGCGCTTCCCTCGGCCTCCCCATCAAGAAAGACAAGCTCTTCTTCTTCGGTGCCTACGAGGGCTTCAAACAAGCCAGCGACGTTACTGTCGGTCAAACCGTGCCCTCTACTTTGAACGGTGGTGGTCTCGTCACCGGCAATGTCACTTATCAGGCTTGTCCAACATCCGCGACCTGCCAGAACGGCACGACCTATAAAACGCTCACCTCTGCCGAAATCGCGCAGCTAGATGGACGGTCTTCTGACCCGACCTGCGCCACGACCACCTGCTTCGCTCCCTCCACCAACGCCGCAGCGATCGCATACTTCAAAACCTTCCCGCTCTCAAACTCGAACGGCGCAGGCGACGGCTACAACACCGGAGGCTACAACTTCGTCTCACCGGCACCAATCCACCAGATCACCAACATCGCCCGCCTCGACTACAACCTGACCTCAAGGCAATCCCTCTTCGTGCGCGGTAATCTGCAGAGCGATAACCAGGTGACAGCTCTCCAGTTTCCCGGTCTGCCCCCTGCCTCGAGCGCCTTCTCAAATAACAAAGGCATCGCCGCCGGTCATATCTGGACCATCAACGACCGCATGACCAACAACTTCCGTTATGGTCTGACCCGCCTGGGCAGCGCCTCTCGCGGCACCGGCAGCGAACCCTACGTCGCATTCGGCGCCTTCAGCACCATCACGGCAACCACAACCAGTACCATCTACGCCCTCACCACCAACAACTTTGTAGACGACTTTTCCTACACCAAGGGCCGGCACACAATCCAGGCTGGCGCCAACATCTACTACGTTTCAAACGGCCAGTACTTCGACGCACCTCTGCTCTCCTACGCGAACGTAAGCCCGAACCTTCTGGCAACGGCCGCCATCGCCAATCAGGGTGGAAGCCTCGACCCGGCCGCCTTCAACTGTCCCGACTGCGGAACAGTCTCAGCTTCCTTCTCCAACTTCTACAACAATGCAGTCATCTCGAACGTCGGAGCCATTGAAACCGCGCAGACCGGTACCGAATTCCTCGTACAAAACAACCAGCTCGTGCCTCAGGGCGCAGGCATCGTCCCCACCCACACCTTCCGTAATCTCGAACAGGAATACTACGTTCAGGATCAGTGGAAGGCGACGTCGCGGCTCACTCTCACCTTCGGTCTGCGCTATGTCTATCTCGGCGTACCTTACGAGAAAAATGGACAACAGATCGCACCCACCATCCCGCTCGATACCTTCCTCGCCGATCGCGCCTCCGCTGCCGCTGCAGGCAACGCGTACACCGACCGCGTTGCCTTCCGAGCCGCCGGATCGAAGAATGGTCAGCCCGATTTTTGGACCGCGCAGAAGCGCAACTTCGCTCCCCGCATCGCCTTCGCTTACACCACACCAGACAACAAGACCTCAGTTCGTGGCGGATTCTCCCTCGCCTACGACCACTTCGGCTCGGCGTTGATCGATTCCTACCAGTCCAACCCGCAATCGCTCCTCTCTCTCTCGCAGGTCAATCTCGCTACCTATACCAACATCAACTCCAACCCGCGCTTCACCGGCTACCATGACGTCCCAACCATCGCGGGCGCTACGACTCCTCTTCAGCTGCCGTTTACCCCTGCCGACAGTGCGTTTACGTTCGACTACAGCATCAACGACAAGCAGAAGACTCCTTACGCAGAAGCCTTCAACCTCACGATCCAGCACGAGTTCGCGCACAATCTGGCGTTCACGGCATCCTACGTCGGAAGGCTTGGACGCCACCTCATCCAGAACATTGACGTTGCCATGCCCACCAATCTCTACGATCCCGGCAGCGGCCAAAACTACTTCCAGGCCGCTACCGCATATGACAAGATGGTTGACGCTGGCATAGACGCAGGAACGGTTCCGGATAGCGGCTACTTCCATAACGTCTTTCCGAACTTCAGCTTCAACGGCTACGTTGGCGCGCAAGCCTACTACGCCTACTTCGCTGCGAACCGCGGCAACGAAACCAACGCCCTCTTCGCTGCGGATACTGACCCCACTGCCTCACCATCAAATCAGAGCTTCCGCTTCTTCTACCCTCAGACATCCTCGATCTACGCCCAGTCCAGCACCGGGGTCAGCAACTACAACGCTCTCCAGCTCTCGGTTCGTCAGGCTCTCCGCTACGGCCTGGAGTATGACGTCAACTACAGCTACTCCAAGTCCATGGACGAGGGCTCCGATCCCGAACGAAACGGAACAACCGGCAGCCCAATCATCAACTCCTTCTCCCCACACCAGTGGTACGGCCCATCCGACTTCGATGTACGCCACAACATCACCGCAAACTACACCGCACCGTTTCCCTTCGGCAGAGGCACCCCGTTCCTCAACGGCGGCGGCATCCTCGATCGGATCGTCGGAGGATTTCAGCTAAATGGAGTCGTCCACTACAGCACCGGCTTTCCCTTTAGCGCTGTGGCCTCCGGCAACTGGGGAACCAACTTCGCCTTCAACAGCAACATGGTTCAGACTGGTAGAATCCCAACTGGCGGACATCACTACGACGCCGTCAACCTGGAAGAGACAGCTCTCAAGGGCATCACCTCCGCCGACGCGCATGCCAATCTGCGATTCGCCTACGTCGGAGAGAGTGGACAGCGTAACAACTTCCGCTCCGACGGCTACCTCTCCATTGACGACGGTCTGTCGAAATCCTTCCACACATGGCGCGAGCAACAGCTGAGGCTCTCCGTTGAAGTCTTCAACGTCATCAACACAAACCGTTTCGCAACTGTGCAAACCGACGGAACCAGCAGCAACTTCGGGGTCTACCAGAACAGCATCTCTACCGGCAACGCCACCCCACCCAGTTCCCTCTTGCTACAGCCACGTCAGATGCAGTTCTCTGGGAAGTACACCTTCTAG
- a CDS encoding glutathione peroxidase, which translates to MLNPLVKKICAAYACSFVFFLLIDEIPAFGYQPQDAGRATGNDGKQKHPFKVGDTGGKPAKPDKTAYDYNLPGPDGKDVPLSSFKGKYILVVNLGRKSEYHAQLPALIKDAETFKDKGLVILGVPSNDFGAAEPGSDAEIQKAYADAKVSFPVMAVSKLSGDAEIPFYLYLTKSKGAPAGGPVHWNYTKFFIDKDGRIIARLDPDVTPDSPQMISTIGQVLEGRYKPKKEGGKEVAAGDDDDSE; encoded by the coding sequence GTGCTAAATCCGTTAGTGAAGAAGATTTGCGCAGCTTATGCCTGCTCTTTTGTCTTCTTCCTTTTGATCGATGAGATACCAGCGTTCGGATATCAACCACAAGATGCGGGGCGGGCTACCGGGAATGATGGCAAACAGAAACACCCGTTCAAGGTCGGCGATACCGGGGGCAAGCCAGCAAAGCCTGATAAGACTGCGTACGACTACAACCTGCCGGGTCCAGATGGGAAGGATGTGCCACTCTCGAGCTTCAAGGGTAAATACATTTTGGTTGTGAATCTAGGTCGCAAATCGGAGTACCACGCTCAACTTCCAGCCTTGATCAAGGATGCGGAGACTTTCAAAGATAAGGGTCTTGTGATTCTTGGAGTTCCATCAAACGATTTCGGTGCGGCTGAGCCAGGTTCCGACGCGGAGATCCAGAAAGCCTATGCCGATGCCAAGGTTTCCTTCCCTGTGATGGCGGTTTCGAAGTTGAGCGGTGACGCAGAGATTCCTTTCTACCTCTACTTGACGAAGAGCAAAGGCGCTCCCGCCGGAGGCCCTGTCCATTGGAACTACACCAAGTTCTTTATCGACAAGGACGGCAGGATCATCGCGCGACTTGACCCGGACGTTACGCCGGACTCCCCCCAGATGATCTCAACGATTGGGCAGGTCCTCGAAGGAAGGTACAAGCCGAAGAAGGAAGGCGGAAAAGAGGTTGCGGCTGGGGACGATGATGATAGTGAGTAG
- a CDS encoding LysR family transcriptional regulator produces MDIDQLKTFLEVSRQKSFSRAAEKLHVTQPSVSAQIRSLETYLGYRLMERGGGKVTLTAAGRVFEPFAEDCLSRLKHVSLMLADTERLPRGTLTVSANDSTALYVLPLLISKFKKQYPRVALNIVRAERSKTLELVLDREVEFGIVSLPVKDPRLHVEIIHEDNLVLVVPAGHPLTLVKCATLSDAAKFGFLVPKEGRRRELIDHLFVQNKTARRIAMEVDSSELLKRLILAGLGISFLPRINVIDELNQGRLQTVAIKDVNIPRNLGLISRRDMPLTRAGNTFFTFAIGSVRPSPDPEAHDDGQ; encoded by the coding sequence ATGGATATAGATCAACTGAAGACGTTTCTTGAAGTGTCACGTCAGAAGAGTTTTTCACGGGCCGCGGAGAAACTACATGTCACGCAGCCCTCCGTCTCTGCCCAAATCAGATCCCTCGAAACCTATCTCGGCTATCGTCTTATGGAGCGAGGCGGCGGTAAGGTGACGCTCACAGCTGCCGGCCGAGTCTTCGAGCCGTTTGCGGAGGATTGTCTGTCGCGGCTGAAACATGTGAGCCTCATGCTCGCAGACACCGAACGGCTGCCGCGAGGTACGCTGACGGTTAGCGCGAATGACTCCACGGCGCTTTACGTTTTGCCGCTCCTCATCTCCAAGTTCAAGAAGCAATACCCGCGTGTTGCGCTCAACATTGTTCGTGCCGAACGCTCCAAGACGCTTGAACTGGTATTGGACCGCGAAGTGGAGTTTGGGATCGTCTCATTGCCCGTGAAAGATCCACGGCTTCATGTGGAGATTATTCACGAGGATAACCTGGTACTTGTAGTACCTGCCGGACATCCGCTTACGTTGGTCAAATGCGCGACACTGTCGGACGCAGCGAAGTTTGGATTTCTCGTACCCAAAGAGGGCCGACGCCGTGAGCTAATCGACCATTTGTTCGTTCAGAACAAGACAGCTAGACGCATCGCCATGGAAGTCGATTCGAGTGAGTTGCTGAAACGCTTGATTCTAGCGGGTTTGGGTATCAGCTTTCTACCACGCATCAACGTCATTGACGAACTAAATCAAGGTCGGCTGCAAACGGTCGCCATAAAAGATGTCAACATCCCGCGGAACCTAGGGCTCATATCCCGTCGTGACATGCCGCTGACGCGTGCCGGCAACACCTTCTTTACCTTTGCTATAGGGAGCGTCCGCCCTTCGCCCGATCCCGAAGCCCACGACGACGGACAGTAA
- the atzF gene encoding allophanate hydrolase: protein MNIAALHAAYAMRDESPEKVVEAIYSRIEAEGLQPVWISIVPREKALAHAKALPAEDRSKLPLYGIPFAVKDNIDVAGMATTAACPAYSYLAAESATVVSLLQQAGAILIGKTNMDQFATGLVGTRTPYGICSSVFDKRYISGGSSAGSAVAVASGLVSFSLGTDTAGSGRVPAMFNNIIGLKPTRGVVSTHGVVPACRTLDCVSVFAETALDAALVLTVAGAYDDQDPYSRAPDTGDGASPWAATSSFRFGVPAAATLEFYGDQYNPQLYKAAAEALEALGGNPVEFDLTPFLQVAQLLYKGPWVAERYAAISTFIGAHRDEMDPTVAKIISGAANYSAVDTFEAVYALETLKLAIKPLWSTMDLMLLPTAPKTFTIEEVAEKPIERNSILGQYTNFVNLLDLAAVALPAGMRPDGLPFGVSLIGQAFTETALLPIADKLHRKLAKTLGGSGRSLADAPALAASQPPHGCLLMAVVGAHLSGQPLNWQLTQRGGRLVRTCRTGTQYKFYALKNTTPPKPGLVRIPGFQGPGIEIEVWALPADTAGTFVEGVPQPLAIGTLQLEDGALVKGFLVEPTGVEGALDITEFGGWRRYLQSLK, encoded by the coding sequence ATGAACATTGCAGCTCTTCATGCAGCGTACGCAATGAGAGACGAAAGTCCCGAAAAAGTAGTCGAGGCGATCTACAGCCGAATCGAGGCCGAGGGTCTGCAGCCCGTTTGGATCTCGATCGTTCCTCGAGAGAAGGCCTTGGCACATGCGAAGGCATTGCCTGCGGAAGACAGAAGCAAGCTGCCGCTCTACGGAATTCCCTTTGCAGTCAAAGACAACATCGACGTAGCAGGCATGGCAACGACGGCTGCCTGTCCAGCGTATTCGTACCTCGCGGCAGAATCTGCAACGGTCGTCTCCTTGCTCCAACAAGCAGGCGCGATCCTGATCGGCAAGACGAACATGGATCAGTTCGCCACCGGTCTGGTTGGCACGAGAACCCCTTACGGCATCTGCTCAAGCGTCTTCGACAAACGCTACATCTCGGGTGGCTCGAGTGCTGGCTCGGCCGTCGCAGTGGCTAGTGGACTTGTCTCTTTCTCGCTAGGAACCGATACCGCAGGGTCAGGTCGCGTGCCGGCCATGTTCAACAACATCATCGGGCTGAAGCCGACGCGGGGCGTGGTCAGTACGCATGGTGTGGTGCCTGCGTGTCGCACCCTCGATTGCGTCTCGGTGTTTGCGGAAACCGCACTCGATGCAGCGTTGGTGCTAACCGTGGCCGGTGCCTACGACGATCAAGATCCATACTCCCGAGCACCTGACACTGGGGATGGAGCTTCCCCGTGGGCGGCGACGTCTAGCTTCCGCTTCGGCGTCCCCGCCGCCGCGACACTCGAGTTCTATGGCGACCAGTACAATCCGCAACTCTACAAAGCCGCGGCTGAGGCACTCGAAGCCCTAGGAGGCAACCCGGTCGAGTTTGACCTCACGCCGTTTCTTCAGGTGGCGCAATTACTCTACAAAGGTCCTTGGGTCGCAGAACGGTACGCAGCCATCTCGACATTTATAGGCGCACATAGAGACGAGATGGACCCAACCGTCGCAAAGATCATCTCGGGAGCAGCAAACTACTCCGCGGTCGATACCTTCGAAGCCGTATACGCATTGGAGACGCTCAAGCTCGCAATCAAGCCCCTCTGGAGCACCATGGACTTGATGCTCCTCCCGACCGCGCCAAAGACCTTCACGATCGAGGAGGTCGCAGAAAAGCCCATCGAGCGAAATAGCATCCTTGGCCAGTACACAAACTTTGTAAATCTGTTGGACCTGGCAGCAGTCGCACTCCCCGCGGGTATGCGACCGGATGGGCTGCCCTTCGGAGTAAGCCTGATCGGACAAGCGTTCACTGAAACCGCCTTGCTTCCGATCGCCGACAAACTGCACCGCAAGCTGGCGAAGACGCTGGGAGGATCCGGTCGCAGTCTCGCGGACGCTCCCGCACTTGCCGCATCGCAGCCGCCGCATGGTTGTCTGCTCATGGCAGTCGTTGGGGCACATCTCTCCGGACAACCCCTGAACTGGCAGTTAACACAGCGGGGCGGCAGACTAGTCAGAACATGCAGAACAGGCACGCAGTACAAGTTTTACGCCCTGAAGAATACAACCCCTCCCAAGCCTGGTCTCGTCCGTATCCCCGGCTTCCAGGGGCCGGGCATAGAGATCGAGGTATGGGCTCTCCCTGCAGACACAGCCGGCACCTTCGTCGAAGGAGTTCCGCAGCCACTCGCAATCGGTACGCTTCAATTAGAAGACGGCGCTCTGGTAAAGGGCTTTCTCGTCGAGCCAACGGGCGTCGAAGGAGCTCTTGACATCACGGAGTTTGGCGGATGGCGTCGGTATCTGCAAAGCTTGAAATAG